The Bacteroidota bacterium genome contains the following window.
CCGGACTAATACTACATAGAAACGATCTGGAAGCACACTTTCTTGCTGGCGGTAGAGTACCGCAAGTTGTTCATGCCCTTGTGTCGGCACAAAAAGCTAACATAGAACTTGATTTCAAAATGGCTACGGCGATTGACTTAGCAGGTAGAGATGTTTTTGAAGCAGTTCAAATGTCTGTAAATCCAAAAGTAATTGACACTCCAAATGTTACAGCAGTAGCAAAAGATGGTATTCAGCTAATCTCAAAAGCAAGAGTTACTGTTCGTGCCAGCATTAAGCAACTTGTTGGTGGTGCAGGCGAAGAAACTGTTTTAGCAAGAGTTGGAGAAGGAATTGTTTCCTCCATAGGTTCTTCCAACAGCCATAAGCAAGTTTTAGAAAATCCTGATTCTATTTCGAAACTTGTGTTAGCTAAAGGATTAGATGCCGGTACTGCATTTGAGATTTTATCAATTGATATTGCTGATATTGATATAGGAAAAAATATTGGTGCTGTCCTTCAAATGGATCAGGCAAATGCTGACAAGAATATTGCTCAGGCTAAAGCTGAGGAACGTAGAGCTATGGCAGTAGCTGAAGAACAAGAAAACGTAGCATTGGCACAAAAAATGAAAGCAAAAGTTATAGAGGCTGAAGCAGAAGTTCCTCTTGCTATGGCAGAAGCATTCCGTAGCGGTAATCTTGGAATAATGGATTATCTGAAAATGAAAAATATTGAAGCAGATACTACAATGAGAGATAGTATCTCGAAACCACCACAGGACAAAACAAAATAGTCCTATTTGAAGAAAAATGATACCGGATTTTGAATTGCAATAGATTCAATTTTCCGGTATTTTTTTTTGAAATAA
Protein-coding sequences here:
- the floA gene encoding flotillin-like protein FloA (flotillin-like protein involved in membrane lipid rafts), producing MDGMIFYIVIIVAALIGLWIILYFIPVGLWFSALVSGVRISLLQLVLMRWRKVPPSVIVTALIEGTKAGLILHRNDLEAHFLAGGRVPQVVHALVSAQKANIELDFKMATAIDLAGRDVFEAVQMSVNPKVIDTPNVTAVAKDGIQLISKARVTVRASIKQLVGGAGEETVLARVGEGIVSSIGSSNSHKQVLENPDSISKLVLAKGLDAGTAFEILSIDIADIDIGKNIGAVLQMDQANADKNIAQAKAEERRAMAVAEEQENVALAQKMKAKVIEAEAEVPLAMAEAFRSGNLGIMDYLKMKNIEADTTMRDSISKPPQDKTK